Within Mustela lutreola isolate mMusLut2 chromosome 10, mMusLut2.pri, whole genome shotgun sequence, the genomic segment CTActctgtggggacacctgggcagagGGGAGTATGGTGCCAGAAGGTATCCTGGCAGAGGAAGCTGCTAGGGCCAGCGCTGGCATCGGGTGCGACTGGACCTCAGCggaggagcaggtgtggggcAGCTTTGCTGCACTTCTAGGGAGGCTCCCTGTATGtgaaggagaaggggggtggttCCTGATGGAAGCCAGGTAGGGGCTGTCAGGGAGGGGGCTGCCACCTTGGTGCCCTCGCCCTGCTGCAGTGTCAGGGGTGGGTGAGCAGCTCCCCGCAGCGGGCGTCTGACCTGGCCCTGCCCGTCTGTAGCCCGGAGGCAGAGCGCGCGCGTCCTCGCCAGGCCCGGGCCACGGCTCCAATGGAGGGTGCAGTGCAGCTGCTGAGCCGTGAGGGCCACACCGTGTCCCACAACTCCAAGCGGCACTACCACGATGCCTTCGTGGCCATGAGCCGCATGCGGCAGCGTGGCCTCCTGTGTGACATCGTCCTGCACGTGGCGGCCAAGGAGATCCGAGCACACAAGGTGGTGCTTGCCTCCTGCAGTCCCTACTTCCACGCCATGTTCACAAGCAAGTACCCCCACATGCAGTCTGGGCACTCGGGGGGCTCTGCAGATCTCGCCGGGCAGGGACCAGCCTGACCCTCTGTCCCCACAGATGAGATGAGTGAGAGCCGCCAGACGCACGTGACATTGCATGACATTGACCCTCAGGCCTTGGACCAGCTGGTGCAGTTTGCGTACACGGCTGAGATTGTGGTGGGCGAAGGCAACGTGCAGGTGAGGCTGCCTGGTCCCTCTCTCAATCCCTCACACAGCTCCGCTGGGCCCCTGTGCCTCAGCTCCTGGTGTTTCCCTGtgcctctccctcagtccctcgTGGCCCGTTTTCttgtccctgctcccctgctctctctctctctcgtgtccCCCCACAGACTCTGCTCCCAGCTGCCAGCCTCCTGCAGCTGAATGGCGTCCGTGACGCCTGCTGCAAGTTCCTGCTGAGTCAGCTCGACCCCTCCAACTGTCTGGGCATCCGGGGCTTTGCTGACACGCACTCATGCAGCGACCTGCTCAAGGCCGCACACAGGTACGTGCTGCAGCACTTTGTGGATGTGGCCAAGACCGAGGAGTTCATGCTGTTGCCACTAAAGCAGGTAACGTGCCAGCGGGGGCACCGCCTCGACCCTGACCCAGTCCCTAgaccctggccccagccccaggaCTCCTGGCTTCCTTCATCTTGGCCCTTCGGACCTGGCCCTTTGCCCCCCAACCCTTATTTCCAGCCTCTGACCCGCATTCCAGCCTCACTACCcatcccctgccctctccccaccccacccccaccacacccccttCTTCTGACCCACCCAAACCTGCAATTTTTGACTTCAGATCTCATCCTCCTCTGACCACATCCCTGCCTACAGCCTGTAGGCCCTGGGTCTGCATCCCTAGCATTGTTCCGAGCCTGGGCCCATGGGAACCGAGTCTGTGGCTCCTGACCCTGCTTGGTCCCTTCTTGTAGGAACACTGGCCTCCCCATTGGACTCTCCCTCCCGGGTACCTTCAGGGCTCCATGGGCCCCCAAAGTCCTCCCTAGATCTCAGGTCTGAGGGTCCCCACCCCTAGGTGCTGGAACTGGTCTCTAGTGACAGCCTGAACGTGCCTTCAGAGGAGGACGTCTACCGTGCCGTCCTGAGCTGGGTCAAACATGATGTGGACGCTCGGAGACAGCATGTGCCAAGGGTGAGGCCAGCACCTAGGGGTCCACTGTGCTTAGAAGGGGACACATAGCGGCTGAGGACCTGGGTGCCCCTGGGGTCTGCTGTGTACAGAGACCCCCTCACAGGAGTGATGCAGAGACGTTTTCAAGAAGAGCCAGCACGTCTGAGGGGGAGCTCTTCCCTGGGGCCTGCCGCCTGACCGTGGCACCCCTGCGTCCCAGCTCATGAAGTGTGTGCGCCTGCCCCTGCTGAGCCGGGACTTCCTGCTGGGCCATGTGGATGCTGAGAGCCTGGTGAGGCACCATCCTGACTGCAAGGACCTGCTTATCGAGGCCCTCAAATTCCACCTGCTGCCTGAGCAAAGGGGCGTTCTGGGCACCAGCCGTACGCGGCCCCGGCGCTGTGAGGGCGCCGGCTCCGTGCTCTTCGCCGTGGGTATGTTCACCTGCCTGGTCCCCTCGGGTCCAGGACCCTCCCCCACatgccctccctctcctctcccatccCTGACCTGTGCTTCTGTCCCTGAGCCCAGCACAAGCCTACCTCATACCGCGCTGGTCACATCCTGTACccaccccacacctgctcctcTGTTCGCCTGTGGAGGACCCCGTGCGGTATGACCCACTCACCGATCCTCATCCCTACCCACCCTTGGAGCCCCCGTACTCTTGACCTTGAGCTGCGCTAGAGATGCCCAGCCGTTGCCTCCCTGGGTCCCTTGTCCTGCCCCGTCACTTCCCCCTTCCTAGGTGGTGGGAGCCTGTTCGCCATCCATGGAGACTGTGAAGCATATGACACACGCACTGACCGCTGGCACGTGGTGGCCTCCATGTCCACGCGCCGGGCCCGGGTGGGCGTGGCAGCAGTTGGGAACCGGCTATATGCTGTGGGTGGGTAAGTGTGGACACTGGTTTTGGGTCAGGGGCTTAGCATATGCCCACTGGGCCAGTCCTGACCGGCAGCGGACCCCTCCCCTAGTTACGATGGGACTTCAGACCTGGCCACCGTAGAGTCGTACGACCCTGTGACCAACACCTGGCAGCCTGAGGTGTCCATGGGCACGAGGCGCAGCTGCCTGGGTGTGGCTGCCCTGCACGGGCTCCTGTATGCAGCTGGTGGCTACGATGGGGCCTCCTGCCTCAACAGGTAGTGGCCGGGGTCAGGGCCGGGTGGCCTCTTGGGGTTGGTTCGGCTGCAGGTATGGCTGCATCAGGACTGCAGAGATCATGCCTGGAGGGAGCAAAGAGGGATCCACCCTGACTCAAGTCACCAGGGCACCCTGGGTCTCTCCATCTGCACCAGCCCAGCTGCCCCTTCTTTTCCTCTCAAGTTCTTCCCCCAGCCTAGGGGCTGGGCTCCATGGACACGTGCCCAGGATCATGCAGGCGGCCAGCTAGGGgcccctgtccccacccagaGGGCCTGCTACTTGCTCTggtgggattctgggatcagtCTCTGTGACTGCCTAGGATGGGATTTTAATCATTCCGTGGGAGAGGGCAGGTCCTGGGACCAGGGCAGCCTTTCTGCCACTGCTCAAGGTCAGCGGCAGGCCTGGTGTCCACAGTGCTGAACGCTATGACCCTCTGACGGGAACATGGACGTCCATCGCTGCCATGAGCACCCGGAGGCGATACGTGCGTGTGGCCATGCTTGGTGGGTGACAGGGCCTGCTCTGTGTAgtgtccaccccacccccacctgccccaccctGGGGACCCCACACATAGCAGGCACACCACGGGCACGTTGACTCTCTGCAGATGGGAACCTGT encodes:
- the KLHL17 gene encoding kelch-like protein 17 isoform X3; translated protein: MQPRSERPAGRTQSPEHGSPGPGPEAPPQPPPPQPQPQPPAPEAERARPRQARATAPMEGAVQLLSREGHTVSHNSKRHYHDAFVAMSRMRQRGLLCDIVLHVAAKEIRAHKVVLASCSPYFHAMFTNEMSESRQTHVTLHDIDPQALDQLVQFAYTAEIVVGEGNVQTLLPAASLLQLNGVRDACCKFLLSQLDPSNCLGIRGFADTHSCSDLLKAAHRYVLQHFVDVAKTEEFMLLPLKQVLELVSSDSLNVPSEEDVYRAVLSWVKHDVDARRQHVPRLMKCVRLPLLSRDFLLGHVDAESLVRHHPDCKDLLIEALKFHLLPEQRGVLGTSRTRPRRCEGAGSVLFAVGGGSLFAIHGDCEAYDTRTDRWHVVASMSTRRARVGVAAVGNRLYAVGGAERYDPLTGTWTSIAAMSTRRRYVRVAMLDGNLYAVGGYDSSSHLATVEKYEPQVNAWTPVASMLSRRSSAGVAVLEGALYVAGGNDGTSCLNSVERYSPKAGAWESVAPMNIRRSTHDLVSMDGWLYAVGGNDGSSSLNSIEKYNPRTNKWVAASCMFTRRSSVGVAVLELLNFPPPSSPTLSVSSTSL
- the KLHL17 gene encoding kelch-like protein 17 isoform X4, whose protein sequence is MSESRQTHVTLHDIDPQALDQLVQFAYTAEIVVGEGNVQTLLPAASLLQLNGVRDACCKFLLSQLDPSNCLGIRGFADTHSCSDLLKAAHRYVLQHFVDVAKTEEFMLLPLKQVLELVSSDSLNVPSEEDVYRAVLSWVKHDVDARRQHVPRLMKCVRLPLLSRDFLLGHVDAESLVRHHPDCKDLLIEALKFHLLPEQRGVLGTSRTRPRRCEGAGSVLFAVGGGSLFAIHGDCEAYDTRTDRWHVVASMSTRRARVGVAAVGNRLYAVGGYDGTSDLATVESYDPVTNTWQPEVSMGTRRSCLGVAALHGLLYAAGGYDGASCLNSAERYDPLTGTWTSIAAMSTRRRYVRVAMLDGNLYAVGGYDSSSHLATVEKYEPQVNAWTPVASMLSRRSSAGVAVLEGALYVAGGNDGTSCLNSVERYSPKAGAWESVAPMNIRRSTHDLVSMDGWLYAVGGNDGSSSLNSIEKYNPRTNKWVAASCMFTRRSSVGVAVLELLNFPPPSSPTLSVSSTSL
- the KLHL17 gene encoding kelch-like protein 17 isoform X1, producing MQPRSERPAGRTQSPEHGSPGPGPEAPPQPPPPQPQPQPPAPEAERARPRQARATAPMEGAVQLLSREGHTVSHNSKRHYHDAFVAMSRMRQRGLLCDIVLHVAAKEIRAHKVVLASCSPYFHAMFTNEMSESRQTHVTLHDIDPQALDQLVQFAYTAEIVVGEGNVQTLLPAASLLQLNGVRDACCKFLLSQLDPSNCLGIRGFADTHSCSDLLKAAHRYVLQHFVDVAKTEEFMLLPLKQVLELVSSDSLNVPSEEDVYRAVLSWVKHDVDARRQHVPRLMKCVRLPLLSRDFLLGHVDAESLVRHHPDCKDLLIEALKFHLLPEQRGVLGTSRTRPRRCEGAGSVLFAVGGGSLFAIHGDCEAYDTRTDRWHVVASMSTRRARVGVAAVGNRLYAVGGYDGTSDLATVESYDPVTNTWQPEVSMGTRRSCLGVAALHGLLYAAGGYDGASCLNSAERYDPLTGTWTSIAAMSTRRRYVRVAMLDGNLYAVGGYDSSSHLATVEKYEPQVNAWTPVASMLSRRSSAGVAVLEGALYVAGGNDGTSCLNSVERYSPKAGAWESVAPMNIRRSTHDLVSMDGWLYAVGGNDGSSSLNSIEKYNPRTNKWVAASCMFTRRSSVGVAVLELLNFPPPSSPTLSVSSTSL
- the KLHL17 gene encoding kelch-like protein 17 isoform X2, whose protein sequence is MQPRSERPAGRTQSPEHGSPGPGPEAPPQPPPPQPQPQPPAPEAERARPRQARATAPMEGAVQLLSREGHTVSHNSKRHYHDAFVAMSRMRQRGLLCDIVLHVAAKEIRAHKVVLASCSPYFHAMFTNEMSESRQTHVTLHDIDPQALDQLVQFAYTAEIVVGEGNVQTLLPAASLLQLNGVRDACCKFLLSQLDPSNCLGIRGFADTHSCSDLLKAAHRYVLQHFVDVAKTEEFMLLPLKQVLELVSSDSLNVPSEEDVYRAVLSWVKHDVDARRQHVPRLMKCVRLPLLSRDFLLGHVDAESLVRHHPDCKDLLIEALKFHLLPEQRGVLGTSRTRPRRCEGAGSVLFAVGGGSLFAIHGDCEAYDTRTDRWHVVASMSTRRARVGVAAVGNRLYAVGGYDGTSDLATVESYDPVTNTWQPEVSMGTRRSCLGVAALHGLLYAAGGYDGASCLNSAERYDPLTGTWTSIAAMSTRRRYVRVAMLDGNLYAVGGYDSSSHLATVEKYEPQVNAWTPVASMLSRRSSAGVAVLEGALYVAGGNDGTSCLNSVERSTHDLVSMDGWLYAVGGNDGSSSLNSIEKYNPRTNKWVAASCMFTRRSSVGVAVLELLNFPPPSSPTLSVSSTSL